Proteins encoded in a region of the Raphanus sativus cultivar WK10039 chromosome 8, ASM80110v3, whole genome shotgun sequence genome:
- the LOC108819441 gene encoding phosphatidylinositol 4-phosphate 5-kinase 5, translated as MEGQAKLTRTQSSLLRSPSIRSSFHSLTLIDSEVSHQTRDLEAGEKEEKQRRKPFGSSPRTGLNRINPGLAFVMVSLSFLSLSSFFLFLVISQTGELLTSENLLLALILVAVALFFASKNIALLNQTILAVKETTKSLAFHTKNRSKPVQWYIGDTETKPEKRIKPFVREGVQFYSNGDFYEGEFHRGRCNGNGVYYYFVRGRYEGDWVDGRYEGHGIESWARGSRYKGQYRQGLRHGYGVYRFYTGDCYSGEWFNGQSHGFGVQSCADGSSYVGESRFGVKHGLGSYHFRNGDRYAGEYFGDKIHGFGVYRFANGHCYEGAWHEGRKQGYGAYSFRTGDAKSGEWDSGKLVTFLDPTTSEPVRRAVQAARETAKKAVNRRRVDEQVSLAVAAANKAATAARVAAVKAVQNQMDGNFCQS; from the exons ATGGAAGGACAGGCGAAGCTGACGAGGACACAGTCGTCACTGCTCCGGTCACCGTCGATAAGATCGTCTTTTCACAGCTTAACTCTAATCGACAGCGAAGTCTCTCACCAGACGCGAGACCTAGAAGccggagagaaagaagagaaacagagaagaaaacCGTTCGGGTCAAGTCCTCGAACCGGATTAAACCGAATCAACCCCGGTTTAGCTTTCGTCATGGTCTCTCTCTCCTTCCTCAGCCTCTCctctttcttcctcttcctcgtgATCTCCCAAACCGGCGAGCTTCTCACCTCCGAGAACCTCCTCTTGGCTCTGATCCTCGTCGCCGTCGCTCTCTTCTTCGCCTCCAAGAACATCGCTCTCCTCAACCAAACCATACTCGCAGTCAAAGAAACCACCAAAAGCTTAGCCTTCCACACCAAGAACCGGTCAAAACCGGTTCAGTGGTACATCGGCGATACCGAAACCAAACCGGAGAAGAGAATCAAACCGTTCGTCAGAGAAGGTGTTCAGTTCTACAGCAACGGAGACTTCTACGAAGGGGAGTTCCACAGAGGGAGATGCAACGGGAACGGTGTGTACTACTACTTCGTGAGAGGAAGATACGAAGGTGATTGGGTCGATGGGAGATACGAGGGTCACGGGATCGAGAGCTGGGCTAGAGGGAGTAGGTATAAAGGTCAGTATAGGCAGGGTCTTAGACATGGTTATGGAGTTTACAGATTCTACACTGGTGATTGCTACTCTGGTGAATGGTTCAATGGTCAGAGTCATGGGTTTGGTGTTCAGTCTTGTGCTGATGGTAGTTCCTATGTTGGTGAATCAAGGTTTGGTGTCAAACATGGGCTTGGATCTTACCATTTCAg AAATGGAGATAGGTATGCAGGGGAGTACTTTGGAGACAAGATCCATGGGTTTGGTGTGTATCGTTTTGCTAATGGTCATTGTTACGAAGGAGCGTGGCACGAAGGTCGTAAGCAAGGGTATGGTGCTTACTCGTTTAGAACCGGTGATGCTAAATCTGGTGAATGGGATTCGGGGAAACTTGTAACGTTTCTTGATCCTACTACGAGCGAGCCGGTTCGCAGAGCGGTTCAGGCTGCTAGAGAAACGGCTAAGAAGGCTGTGAATCGGAGACGAGTAGATGAGCAAGTGAGTCTAGCCGTGGCAGCAGCTAATAAGGCTGCAACGGCGGCAAGAGTGGCTGCGGTAAAAGCAGTTCAGAATCAGATGGATGGTAACTTTTGTCAAAGTTGA
- the LOC130498500 gene encoding nuclear transcription factor Y subunit B-9-like, with protein MPPEQDHYLPIANVTRIMRNILPSEARISEEAKENIRICATEYISFVTAEANDICQSERRTTITAGDILSAMSKPGFEDYVGPLSVFINRYRHFETDRGCCSLGESSLFDPAYGRSGIGFHGPSPHGPPPLCPLPYGPLLHGPPPHGPPPPVPNGLRFVGSVYGNGWWRSVLPKQVGSGWNYW; from the coding sequence ATGCCTCCTGAACAAGACCACTACCTGCCAATCGCAAACGTCACAAGGATCATGCGTAACATCTTACCATCGGAAGCCAGAATCTCTGAAGAGGCCAAAGAAAATATTCGAATATGCGCCACCGAGTATATTAGCTTTGTGACCGCTGAAGCTAACGATATTTGCCAATCTGAGCGACGTACGACAATAACTGCTGGCGATATCCTTTCGGCTATGAGCAAGCCTGGGTTCGAAGATTACGTTGGACCACTCAGTGTGTTCATTAATCGGTACCGTCACTTCGAGACCGATCGTGGGTGTTGTTCACTAGGTGAGTCATCGTTGTTTGATCCGGCCTATGGAAGAAGTGGTATTGGGTTTCACGGTCCATCACCTCATGGCCCACCACCGCTTTGTCCACTACCTTATGGCCCACTACTGCATGGTCCTCCACCTCATGGCCCACCTCCTCCGGTTCCTAATGGATTACGGTTTGTTGGATCAGTCTATGGTAATGGGTGGTGGCGTTCGGTACTACCCAAACAGGTCGGGTCAGGATGGAACTACTGGTGA
- the LOC108818923 gene encoding phosphatidylinositol 4-phosphate 5-kinase 1, which produces MMQESLHSEAIEEEASSEVLLNGVVEKRRDDSLLLSAKPPPTMTRSRSQVATRRVTPTPPLEIEKPLPNGDLYIGSFSGGFPHGSGKYLWSDGCMYEGDWKRGKASGKGKFSWPSGATYEGEFRSGRMEGFGTFTGADGDTYRGTWAADRKHGHGQKRYANGDFYEGTWRRNLQDGRGRYVWRNGNQYTGEWRGGVISGKGVLVWPNGDRYEGLWENGVPRGSGVFFSCVDGSSCVGAWDQSNVMRKFFDGGVERSGLVVATRKRSSVDSGGGSLGGEKVFPRICIWESDGEAGDITCDIIDNVEASMIYRERLSVDRVRQFKKNPCWFNGEAKKAGETISKGHKKYDLMLNLQLGIRYSVGKLASVVRELKETDFDPKEKFWTRFPPEGTKTTPPHQSVDFRWKDYCPLVFRRLRDHFQVDPAEYMVAICGNEALRELSSPGKSGSFFYLTQDDRFMIKTVKKSEVKVLLRMLPSYYKHVCQYENSLVTRFYGVHCVKPVGGQKTRFIVMGNLFCSEYRIQRRFDLKGSSHGRSTAKPEGEIDETTTLKDLDLNFAFRLQRNWYQELMKQIKRDCEFLEAERIMDYSLLVGVHFRDDNTGEKMGLSPFVLRSGRIDSYQNEKFMRGCRFLEAELQDMDRILAGRKPSIRLGANMPARAERMARRSDFDQYTPGGGGANYPSHGEMYEVVLYFGVIDILQDYDITKKIEHAYKSLQADPASISAVDPKLYSKRFRDFISRIFIEDG; this is translated from the exons ATGATGCAAGAGTCGCTTCACAGCGAAGCCATCGAAGAAGAAGCTAGTAGTGAAGTGTTACTAAACGGCGTCGTTGAGAAGAGACGAGACGACTCATTGCTACTGTCAGCTAAGCCTCCTCCCACCATGACGCGATCGAGATCTCAAGTAGCAACGCGGCGCGTGACCCCCACGCCTCCCTTGGAGATCGAGAAGCCGCTCCCGAACGGGGATCTCTACATCGGGAGCTTCTCGGGAGGGTTCCCGCACGGATCGGGGAAGTACCTGTGGAGCGACGGGTGCATGTACGAAGGCGATTGGAAGCGAGGGAAGGCCTCGGGGAAAGGCAAGTTCTCGTGGCCGAGCGGCGCCACCTACGAGGGAGAGTTCAGGTCCGGGAGGATGGAAGGGTTCGGGACGTTCACCGGCGCCGACGGGGACACGTACAGAGGAACCTGGGCGGCGGATCGGAAGCACGGCCACGGGCAGAAGCGTTACGCCAACGGAGACTTCTACGAAGGCACGTGGAGGAGGAATCTACAAGATGGCCGTGGTAGGTACGTGTGGAGAAACGGGAACCAGTACACCGGAGAGTGGCGAGGAGGGGTGATCTCAGGGAAAGGGGTGTTGGTTTGGCCTAACGGAGACCGTTACGAAGGATTGTGGGAGAACGGGGTGCCGAGAGGGAGTGGGGTGTTTTTTAGTTGTGTTGATGGGAGCTCTTGTGTCGGGGCGTGGGATCAGAGTAATGTGATGAGGAAGTTCTTTGACGGTGGGGTTGAGAGGAGTGGTTTGGTTGTTGCGACGAGGAAGAGGTCTTCTGTTGATAGTGGAGGTGGGAGTTTGGGTGGGGAGAAGGTTTTCCCGAGGATATGTATTTGGGAGTCTGATGGAGAAGCTGGGGATATTACTTGTGATATTATTGATAACGTTGAGGCGTCGATGATTTATAGAGAGAGGTTGTCTGTTGATCGTGTTCGTCAGTTTAAGAAGAATCCTTGTTGGTTTAACGGTGAGGCGAAGAAGGCTGGGGAGACTATATCTAAAGGGCATAAGAAGTATGACTTGATGCTGAACTTGCAGTTAGGGATAAG GTACTCTGTTGGGAAACTTGCGTCGGTTGTAAGAGAGCTTAAGGAGACCGATTTCGATCCAAAGGAGAAGTTTTGGACGAGGTTTCCGCCGGAAGGTACTAAGACTACGCCGCCGCATCAGTCGGTTGATTTCCGGTGGAAGGATTATTGCCCTTTGGTGTTCAG ACGTCTCAGGGATCATTTCCAAGTGGATCCAGCTGAGTATATGGTAGCTATATGTGGAAACGAGGCTCTTAGGGAGTTATCTTCGCCTGGAAAGAGTGGAAGCTTCTTTTACCTAACTCAAGATGATAGGTTTATGATCAAGACTGTGAAGAAATCGGAAGTCAAG GTGCTTCTGAGAATGCTTCCAAGCTACTACAAACATGTCTGTCAATATGAAAACTCCCTCGTGACTAGATTCTACGGTGTTCATTGTGTGAAACCCGTTGGTGGCCAAAAG ACTCGGTTTATCGTCATGGGAAACTTGTTCTGCTCCGAGTATAGAATCCAGAGACGGTTTGACCTCAAAGGGTCTTCCCATGGACGCAGTACAGCAAAGCCTGAAGGGGAGATTGATGAGACAACGACTCTAAAGGACCTTGATCTCAATTTTGCTTTCCGTCTTCAGAGAAACTGGTATCAAGAGCTTATGAA GCAAATAAAACGAGACTGTGAGTTCTTGGAAGCGGAGAGAATAATGGATTATAGCCTTTTAGTTGGCGTTCACTTCCGTGATGACAACACAGGAGAAAAGATGGGGCTTTCTCCATTCGTTTTGAGATCTG GTAGGATAGATTCATATCAGAATGAGAAATTCATGCGTGGTTGTCGCTTCCTAGAGGCTGAACTTCAAGACATGGACCGGATTTTAGCTGGCAG gAAACCATCCATAAGATTAGGTGCAAACATGCCAGCGAGAGCGGAACGAATGGCCAGAAGAAGCGACTTTGATCAGTATAcaccaggaggaggaggagctaaCTATCCATCTCACGGTGAGATGTATGAAGTGGTGCTCTACTTTGGAGTCATTGACATCTTGCAAGACTACGACATAACCAAAAAGATTGAGCATGCTTACAAGTCGTTACAAGCGGATCCTGCTTCCATCTCAGCCGTTGATCCTAAACTCTATTCCAAGAGGTTCAGAGACTTCATCAGTAGGATCTTCATCGAAGACGGCTAA